Genomic segment of Delphinus delphis chromosome 12, mDelDel1.2, whole genome shotgun sequence:
gcgccaccagggaagccctaaatgcatTTATTCTATAATCAGTGTCGTAACAGTGATCCCATGATCAGAAACTCCTCGTCTTCTTAAATCAGGCTGATTATTGTTCTTAGTGGACGgggcattatttatttaattatttaaatttttttggccacgacgCTTGTatcatgtgggatattagttccccgagcaggaatcgaacccgtgccccctgcaaggaagcacggagtcttaaccactggaccaccagggaattcccagcggATGGGACTTTAAATGGTTTGTTCGACTTTCAAAGCCTCAACAAAGACAGTGCTGAACTGCATTCATTCGTTTGGCCTCCTTGGTCTAGCCGGGTGGGAGCTCTCCCAGCCGGCTACCTGGAGCCGCGGCACAGCTCCGCCCGGCGCCCCTCTGTCTTGCCCTCCCGGCCTGTGCCCTTTCTCTGCCCAGCTCACGTCTTCGACGCTCAGCTGATGGTACCTACTGGATCTCTCCCGACCTGCTTTCCACCAGGTTGACCCAGGGCCCCGTCCTCAGGCTCTGTCTCTGAGCTTCCCAGCAGCCCGGCCTCCCTCCTGCGGGGATCACAGACGTCATCCAGCACAGTTGGGTTTGCCCAGCGTCCTCGCGGCCAGAGGACCCCCGGGGTCTGTGTCCAGGAGAAGCGCTGATGAGTTTCACGTGCCGTTTCTCTTTCTTACAGTCCCCAAGGGAAAGCCACTCGTTTTTCAGACGCATTTCTCGCACACACCCCTGTTTAAACAGTGGCCCTAAGAACAGCAGGAGAAGCATCCTACCTAACTCATTCCAGCCCCTCGTTGCCCGCTTGCCCCCCTCGCTGTGGGTCCAGCAGAGCCCACGCCCCCCGGCCCCTCTCACGTCTCACGTCTCGTGTGCTCTGGGCCTGCAGGACTTGTCCTACAAGGACCGACACTGGCACGAGGCCTGTTTCCACTGCTCGCGGTGCAGGGGGTCCCTTGTGGACAAGCCGTTCGCTGCCAAGGAGGACCAGCTGCTCTGCACCGACTGCTACTCGCAGGAGTACTCGTCCCGCTGCCAGGAGTGCAAGAAGAGCATCATGCCAGGTGGGCACCAAGCCGCTGAGAGAGTGTCTGTGCGCGTGCGTGTGAATGTGCGTGTGCGCGCTTCTCCCGCCCGCCCCCGCAGAGCTTGCGCGCGCGGgtgtgagtgtgcatgtatgCGCGCGTCCCCCGCCCTCTCCGCGCCCTCTGCGCACACGCAGAATTCCTGCCCCGTCGGTTACTGCCGCAGATGGGTGCTGGGCCGGGAGCTGGGCGCTGTGCCCTCAGGCAGGTTATGTTCCTGGTCCAGTGCCAAGGCCAGTGATGGGTGGCCTGTCTGTTGGTGGGGGAGGATGGGACTGTGTCCCTTGCTCTTTGGGGGgactttggtttctttgttttatggGAGAGAGGaatctttcattttaaaggaCAGAGTGGACAAAAATACTTCATGGAATTTTTcaatacagaatttaaaaaacgAATCTTGTTAGACACGCACACAGTGCGGGCGAGAAGAGCCTAAGATTTGGACCTGGGATGGTTCATCGGCTCCTTAGGGTCAGTGACGTCCTCTGTGTGACCAGTGAGGGGTGGCTGGACGGTACAGCCTTggcagatttagcaaataaaatacaggacTCCCAGACACATCGGAATTTCAGCTGATCCCACCTGGGACCTCGTTAACCTGGCATCTCTACCAGAGCCACCTAAAACCCGGAGAGGACTCTGTCCATTGACTGACTTTGGGGATGTGGCCCCCGAATCAGGCTCAGGCTGGGGGAGTGGGAGTCAGGGGCACAGGCCGGGACCCCTAGCTCTTAGGAAGCTCGATACAGTTGCGCAGGGAGCCCTCAAATTGCCCTGGAAGGTATCTGTTCTCAGGACAGCTTCTTTGGTAGATATACTTCCTTTAGTCCTGCGAAGGTTCAGAATTAAGGGCACACATATAAAGAGAACCCAACTCAGAGCAATAATAGTGTGTTAAATAATCTGGTAACGTGTGGGTGAAGTTTAGAAAAAATTTGGTCTAAAGAGTAAATTAACCTTATGATTCTGACTGAAAGTGTGCAGTCAGGTAAGTGATTTAGGCTTGTGGTCTTACActggaattttcttaatttgtaaatGGTTTTGATGCTTAAGATATTTTAGGATTCATCATATTTATAAGTTTAATTCATTTCAACAACAATTACTTAAgaacttaagggacttccctggcagtccagtggtaaagaatctgccctCCAATGCAGCagatgagggttcgatccctggttgaggaactaagatcccacatgccccggggcaactaagtccgcgcGCTGCCACTACCGAGCCTGAGCGCCTCAAGAGAGCTCGAGTGCCgcagactacagagcccacgcgccctggagcccgtgtgccacagctagagagaagcccgagcgcaccaacaaaagatcctgagtgccgcaactaagacccaacgcagccaaaaaaataagtaaaagaaaagaaaaataggggttactttaaaaaaaaaaaaaagaggaagaacttGAGGTGCGGTTTGCTAGTTGAGGCTTGGTTTGCTGGTTGAGGTTCTTAAAAGGCATGTCAAATACATTAAATTTTCAAGTGTCCTTTTAAAGGAGTTCAGTTCACTACATTGGTGAATGGAACTGAACACAAAGAAATGTaccttaaaagtaattttttaaattctctgtatTCATGAATGCAGGATAAAGATGTGCAGGATGAACTTCAATTGAGGGTTTTGAATTTTCAACTTCAATAGAATGAATGTCAATTTGTAGAAACCAAGGTACCCTGCTGAGTCCTCCTAGCCCACACAGCGGCTGGGGTCACCCTGACATGTGAAGAGAATCGAGGCTACAGGGATAATTTAGAGTCAGACTCCTGACTCCGTGGGGAGACTGACGGGTGAAGATGCCCAGCTGCCTGGACCCGAGCTGTGGGCCACGCGTTTGGGGAAAGGCACAGCTTCCCAGGGTGACAGCCTGGAAATTCCAGATTgggaagaaagatttttttttttttaagttattgatttatctttggctgcattgctgcgtgcggtctttctctagttgcggcgagcaggggctactcttagttgcggtgtgtgggcttctcattgcggtggcttctcttgttgcggagcacgggctctaggtgcgcgggcttcagtagttgtggcacgcgggctcagtagttgtggctcgcgggctctagagcacaggctcagtagttgtggcacaggggcttagttgctccacagcatgtgggctcttccctgaccagggcttgaacccgtgtcccctgcattggcaggcggattcttaaccactgcgccaccagggaagccctgggaagaaGGATATTAACTGCCGCTTTGACAAATATATGTCTATCTTAGAGAAGAAGGTGAATTTTTCTTGATTCTGGCAGGCTGATCTCAAGACGacgccctcctcctccccagggaTGTGCATCTCACCGTCTCTGCTGTAGGGGGTTTTAGGTAGAAACGGTGGAGAAGCCTGGCTGGTACCTCCTTAACAGAGGCACAAGCCCAGAGAAGGGCAGCCAGGAAGGGGAGCCTTGGGGCCGTCACCTTTGAGCAGCCTCGAAGGTCAAGCTGATTTTAACAGATGGAGAAGTCAGGAGAGGAAATGGACCGAGCACCAGAGGCAGGGTGTCTGGAAGAGGCCTGgtgtgtgaagaaaaaaataaataaatgcaagcactagatactttttttaaaaaataaccaagaaagaaagaaagaaaccaaaaaaacaaacctagaCCTGAGCGCTAGCTCCCTTCCTTGGTTCGATTTTAGAAAGTGCTACAGCCACATCAAGGTGGAAGCGGTGCAGACGGTCAGTGTGGCTTCTGCAGCGAAATCAGTTAGAGGACAAGAGGCCCCCGCTCAGTGCAAAGCTCGCCCCCCTGCCCACACCTGCAAGTCACCAGCCGCGGGGCACGGCTCCGTCCCCACCCAGGGAGGCTGAGCCCCAACTAGCAGGTGCACCACGGCCTCCGGGCCAGGGTCACGCTGTCACCAGGCCTTCACCGGGTTCCTCACTTGCTCCTTTGAATCAGAAAAAGACACCCCTTCCACCAGGCGGTGGACTCTGTCGGAGGCGCGTCCTCACCCGCAGCCCGTGAGAAGGAGCTTTGCCGCCCTCTGCTGGCGACGCTGCACAAGGACCACACGGTCTGCACCCAACCCTCTGGGGCTGCGGGGAGCCAGCGGGCGCCCTCCCACGGACCTGGGACGGGACAGTACCCCGAGCTCTGGGGTGGACGGAAGACTGTCCTTCAGAACATGCAGAAGGCACGTGTGGTCTGGCCTGTGGCCTTTAGTGAGCATCACGATTGCCCTTTCTCCCCGACCCCTGACAGGCACCCGTAAGATGGAATACAAGGGTAGCAGCTGGCACGAGACCTGCTTCATCTGCCATCGCTGCCAGCAGCCCATCGGAACCAAGAGCTTCATCCCGAAGGACGGCCAGAACTTCTGCGTGCCCTGCTATGAAAGGCAGTATGCCTTGCAGTGCGTTCAGTGCAAAAAGGTACCTCGTATTCCCCCTGGCCCTTGCACACCTGTTGTCCTTTCCAAAAGACCGTCCACCTATCCCTAAGGTGTCTTTGTTCATCGCCCTCCTTGAATAAACAAGAAACGGCCCTAGACCTAGTGGGGGGACGGGGAGGGGAAAAGGCAACTGGAAAGGCCTGTCCCTGGGGTGGGGACAGATCCCTCATCACTTATCCAGGGCTGCGTcaggttaaagaaagaaaagcgtCCTAAGACCACAGACAGGGTGGGAAGGCAGGCTCTGGGCTCATTTTTTCCACCCAGGAAGCCAGCCCCACGGTGTCCGTTAAGCCTCTTCCTTCCCCCCGAGTAGCTGAGGAGGCTGTTGGAGCAGGTGCACCTGGTGGTAGAGAGATGCTGCAGAGATCTGCCCGCAGGTGGGGCTGAGGAGGGGCTGCGTGACATCAGACCCCGGCCCCTGAGCTGCAGTCTCCCTGCTTCGCCCTCCTGCCGGCCAGGAGGCAGTGCTGTCCCAGCAGACACCCTGGTACCCACGTCACGAACGGGGATCCGGGGTCTGCAGCGGGGGCCTGGGCCTGGCAGCTTGGGGAAGGGGCGGCGGGGTGACCTTGCCGTCCGGAGGACAGCACCTCTGGGACCCGGACGCCGGTGCGGCGTGTCCTGGGCGAGGACCGCGCGTCCTCCAGAGGCGAGGGCCGGGACAAGGGCACCAGGCACAGGCCCCTGCGGGAGCTGACGCCCTTCTGCCCGCAGCCCATCACCAGCGGGGGCGTCACGTACCGGGAGCAGCCCTGGCACCGCGAGTGCTTCGTGTGCACCGCCTGCAAGAAGCCTCTGTCCGGCCAGCGCTTCACGTCCCGCGACGAGTTCGCCTACTGCCTGGGCTGCTTCTGCGACCTGTACGCCAAGAAATGCGCCGGCTGCGCCAGCCCCATCAGCGGTGAGTGTCCGGTTCCCGGCCTGCACCGCCCCTGCCCCTCGTGTGGCTGCCAGGCTTTGGCTTGTGCATCTGTTCACGTGTGCAGACTCTGGGCCGCCGCGCTCCCCTCCCCCGCACGCTGGGCGcgcttccctgccccccacccccacccccgatcCCCACGGCCTCTTCTCCACCGGCTGGATTCTCTCCAAACCGCAGGCTGTGAGTCTCTGACATCCCCGCACAGGCCCCGGGAAGCAGCTGGGCTGTGCAGATGCTCCCCGGCCTCTGCGGGGGGCACGCTCTGGGTGGGCCCTTCCCACCCCCCAGGCACTTGGTGGAGCCCAAATCCGGGTGAACTACAGAATGTGCCCCAAATTCAGAGCGGAGAGCAGATGGCTGGTGAGACTCCAGCCCTGGAAATGCGCCCACTTTAAACACCTCTGGGGAACTTTACACATGTCTGCTGCCTGGTCGTGATTTAATTACTCTGGGGGACGACCTGGgtgttagaatttttaaaagcttctcagATGATTCATATATGCAGAAAATCCTGAGACTCTCTGGCCTGAATCACTCGTTTGGTTCTGCCTCAGGGCCAGGGCCCGGGCCGTGTGATCCGCCGGTCACAGCGGGTGACCTCAGGGCCAGGGCCCGGGCCTGTGATCCGCGGGTCACTATCATCTCTCATAGTCACTGTGGGCCTAGGATGGGTAAAGGCAGTTTAACATGTTTAGGGAAAGAGGTGAAAAGCTTTGCTGGTGCAGCTCCACCAGTAGCAGAGGGAGTGTGGTATCAGAAAACTGgcctcagttatacacatagagattCCTTTTTtgatatccttttccattatggtttatcacaggatattgaatagagttccctgtgctctagggtaggaccttgttgtttatccatcatatatattatagtttacatctgctagtcccacacttcagtaaaaaataaaaaaagttaaattagaaaaaaaaaagtccctatcTAGGTTTcagatcataaaaaaaaaagagaactagcCTTGGAGACCTGGGTTCACCCCCAGGCCTGTCACTCACTAGCCCAGGGGATTAGCCTGAGGCCACCCACATGTGAATGGATTTAATGCCAGACAGCAGGCAGTTAAATTACAAAAGGAGCTAACTGCTGGGTGAATGACAGACTTCTGCTACTCTGAGACCTCCAACTATTAGCCAGTGTTGTTACTTGTTCTTAACTTGGCAGATTGAGCCGTTATTTCTGGAAAGAGTTTGTAATTGCAAGTCATGATCCAAATTTCACCAAGGATTACCCCGTGTATTTGATACCATTTTGTTTCAGGGGCCTTGGTGGCCGGACAGACCACCTGTATTGTAACAGGTAGCCAACGTACCTTAAACATTTGATAAGTAGACGTCAGACAGGGTCAGACACCCCAACTGAAATGAGTTCCTGCTTCCCTTGTTTCGATAAAGGATGGCTTTCTCCACTGCCCACACGTCCTCCTAACCCGCTCTCACGTTCCACCGGCCTCACTAGACCTCCGTGGGGTGAGGACATGTGGGCAGTGGAGAAAGCCATCCTTTATCGAAACAAGACGCCCATATAGCATCTCTTTCGTGAGGCCGTTCTGGGCAGTTCCAGAGACGGTTCACAGCTTTCTCATCTATGCTCCCTTTGGCGCCTCATTCATTAATCGCCAAATTTTTGAGCACCAGGCCTGAGGCACCcagggaaggaaggggtgggAGAAATCGGCTCTGTAACTCACGTGTTTCACTCGGGTGGGAGGAACACACACACCCCGCAGGCTTCTTATAATGACGGCGATCGTCATGTAGCTGTGGAGCccgtctgtctctctttctcccgCGATTCAGGAGCTCCCCGACCTGAGCACAGGATGGGATTTAAACGTGGAGCCCAGCACTGATCACACCGTACCAGCCGGGCTTGGAACGCGTCCACGCGGGactccccccgcccgcccccatcCTCACCCGTGTCCTTTTCCTCCGTCCACAGGACTGGGCGGCACTAAGTACATCTCCTTCGAGGAGCGGCAGTGGCACAACGACTGCTTTAACTGCAAGAAGTGCTCCCTGTCGCTGGTGGGGCGAGGCTTCCTCACGGAGAGGGACGACATCCTGTGCCCTGACTGCGGGAAGGACATCTGAGCCCCTCCCCGACCCCCCTGCAGCCCCCCCAAGCCCTGCTCACGCTGCACCTGGCTCCACCAGCCACCTGGGGACTTGCCTCTGCGCTGCTCAGCGCTACTCACGTCTGTTTAAACCCTTCATCTACCCTTTGCGCTCATTCTGttagagaaggagaaaagccatggAAGCCTGAGGCGGGAAGAGGGTTTTGAGTTTTTGTAATCAGGCGAGGCCAATCAAAGTGTAAAAATCCTTTTGAGTGATACCTTTATAAACGCTTTTCTTTCactgcatatttaatttttaagtgcaATTAATGTGTCACGAACTTGAACATTTCCAAGCTACGTACGGTAATGAAGAGTTGGTATGTACAACAGTGTAACTTCCTGTCGTGCGGGGCCCGAAGCAAGATTATATGGCTTACAATAAAGTTACCCAGAGCAAAATCTTTTGCCAGGCGCAGTGTGTGAAGTGGTGATGCAGCATTCAGGTTCTGAGGACGAATAACACTTTCCTGCGGGTGCCACTCATCACTCTGGCGGGCTGGGTGGGTGTCGACTGAAACGGCATCACACCTTTTATTTAAGAGAAAGTCTCAGTTGGAATTTCTTTCTCTTGGAATTCAGTGCTCTGCCTTTGATGCAGTGACACAGGCCCCGCACGTGGGCTAACGGCCTCGCAGGCAGCATGGGGTCACTTTTCTGGACAGAGCTCGGTGCCCTCCCATCATCATGGGTCCGGACCTGACAGTGGCCTGCCTTCTCCTCCGTAAATGGAGGGGTGCAGAGGCACACAGGCCCCTCGAGGCCGGAAATGACATCTTGGTCGCCCGTGTAGTTATCAACACCCGGGCAACTGAGGGCATCCTGGGAGACTTCAGCGAGTGTTTCTGAAAAGAAAGACAGTAAAGAGAGAGAGGATCGCTGCCATCAGAATAACACTCTTTTCCGGTAAACCTCTAAAAACGGTTCGCTACTCACTTGACCCAGAAAACCCCATAAAATTGTGCAAATCAAGAGGTTCAAATCTTCATGTTCACTTTAAGAACGCACGTGAAACTGCCCAGGCCGTTAAGGTAGGCACATCCAAAAAACCACCAAAATATCTGAAGGATGTCACCTGACAGAAGCAACGTGTGCCATTCCGTCGTTACGATGGTGGAGCTGGTAGGTGTGCCCAGGCCAAACGGTGGCCCCAAAAGAGTGCTGAATTCTTACTGCACTTGCTCAAAAACGCAGAAAGGAATGCTGAACCTAAGGGCTTGGATGTAGATTCTCTGGTCACTGACCACGTCCAGGTGAACAAAGCCCCCAAGATGTGGCGCAGGACTTCCAGAGCTCACGGTGGGCTCAACCCATACATGAGCTCTCCCTGCCACAGGGGACGAGCCTCACTGAAAAAGGGTAGATTGTCCCTAAAGCAGAAGAGGCGGCTGCACAGGAGAAAAAGGTATCCCAGAAGAAACTGAAGTGACAAAAGCGTATGGCCCAGGAATAAATGCcataagaaataaatgcaaataaaagtaaaaaatagattAACACTCAGAGCCCCTAGCCTGGCAGTAGTCTGTAAACTCGTCTGGGAAAGAGCAGTTTACAGTTGGGAAGCACTGAGCCAATTTATGAGGTAGGGCATTGCATGCTTCTCTGTTTACAGCAACAGTTGCGGCTTTCTGTCTTCAGTTTTCTAAGACAATGCAATATGATAAAATGATAAGCTCTGCAACAGAAAAATCTGGTAGAAGTCAAGTCCAGAGCATGCGTGAAGTCAGTTTCTTGACCTGAGCACTGGTCAGTGCGGGAAAGCCTTGATCATGGCTGAGACAGGCCTCTGGATGGACAGTCAGCTGGAGGCTTTGCTTAAGACGAATACCGCCCACCATCCCTTGTGACTTGTTTTGCCAGCTGCTTCTACTTTATGATACAAAAGTAAAAGCATTCTTGCAGAtgtgcttttgaaaataaaaatagcaaactgTGTTTAGAACAGTAAAAGCCTTCTACATCTTGTGATGGAACGTCTTACCTGCCCCTCATGATAGCCACGGGCACACTAGACAGCCAGCGTTAAATTACCCAACCTTAAATTAACGGTTAGGAGAGTTCCACGTCTAGTAAGTAGCTCCTATTGGGATAATCTTCCCACAGGTTAGAACCACTCTggacagaatatttttaaaaatttgagaacaCTGGAGCATGACCCACAGCAGGAGGACTCTGGAGGGGCGTGGGCCCTGGAAGAAGAGGACAACCGGTAGGTTTCCCATTCTTATGGCTTTTAGGTCAGGGCAGGCCCCACAGGGCAGCTACAGCTCTGTTAGAAAACCTGCAGCCTCACCAGCTTGAAGAACCAGAGGCCAGAGTTTGGGACCAACAGCCTCTGGAAAGTGAgatggaaaattctagaaaagagaGCCCCAAGTTATGTGTGTGAAATCCCTACAAATTGCTGGCTGAACCACCAGAATCCAAACAGCCCAGCCAAGCCTCAAAGAACTGACTTCTTTGAGGAGGAACTTCTGGATGGTGGTGTGCACCACCGTCAGCCCAGGTCAGCTGGGCTCAGCTGACCCTCTGCCCAGTGGAACAACCCTTTAGCTGGGGAAACTGTATACAAACTAAATAACGTAAAGTCTCTGAAAATGTTCCTAGCATACAGCACATGGAGAAACATTTATTCAGGAAACTCGACTGCATGTTAACGAGACCAGTGAAGTCTGTGGCATTTGAGCCCCAGCTGATCCCACCCTACCCCCGCTCCCCAGTGTCACGTGACAGAAGCCCTGCTCCAGGTTAGTGCTGCCCGGAAGGGAAGGGCTCCTATGGTTGAGGGCTCTGCCCCAGGGGTGACAGGCTGAGAATTCCGGGGCCCCAACCTCTCATGCGGTGGAGGTTCCACATCCAGAGGGGCAGTCTGAGAAGACCAGGGGCTACCAGTCCCCCCACCCCGACACTTCCCCAGCACCTACCTGGGAGAAGGAGTGTTAACTCTAGGAGAAGCCAACACTGTCCAGCCCCAGGGGGGAGGCAGGCTCTGTGAACTGGCAGCTCTGTGAACCTCTGCAGGAGGGCACTATTTCGTACCAAGAATGGAGAAATCTGCCGGAGGGGACTGTCAAAAACAACAGAGACCTTGGTGGCGAGCAGTCAAGAGGGGGCTGGTGGCTCCATGATACGAACAGCAAAAAGCCAAACGGCAGGCAGGTCTGAAGTTTAACTGAAAGAACTGGGGAAAGAGCTGAGAAGAGCTGTCCTGGGCTCCCACTTAGGCCAGGAGACTGTGGGCATGGACTGGTCTGCACCCACCCACTCAAGAGCAGTCAGAGTGGGACGTGAACAGACTTGAAAGCATTCTCCAAGCCACACGAGCTCCTCAGCAAAGAGCAGAGGTCTTAACTAGCTCAAGGTGCTTACACAGATCCTCCAACCAAACACTGCTGAACGTGTGTTATAAACACGttcaaagagggacttccctgatggcgcagtggttaagaatccgcctgctgatgcaggggacacaggttcgatccctggtccaggaagatcccacatgctgcagagtaactaatcctgtgagccacaactactgagcctgcgctctagagcccacgagccacaactactgagccctcgtgccacaactacggaagcccacgtgcctagagcctgtgctccacaacaagagaagccaccacaatgagaagcctgcgcaccgcaatgaagagtagcccctgctcgccgcaactggagaaagcccttgcacagcaatgaagacccatcacagacaaaaaaccaaaaaaaccaaaaaaaccaaaaaaaccaaaaaaaaaaaaaaaacgaaaaaaacatgctcaaagaactaaaggaaaccacaTTTACAGAATTGAAGGAATGTGCGTGGGAACAATCACTCATCAGACAGGGAATAACCAAAAAGGAATAAACATGATAGAAAAGAATCAAGtggacggcttccctggtggcacagtggttgagagtctgcctgccgatgcaggggacacgggttcacgccctggtctgggaagatcccacatgccgcggagcggttgggcctgtaagccatggccgctgagcctgcacgtccggagcctgtgctccgtaacaggagaggccacaacagtgagaggcccgtgtaccgcaaaaaaaaaaaaaaaaaaaaagaatcaagtggaAATTCTGTAGTGGAAAAGTATATTAGCCAGAATGAAGAAATTCACTAGAGGGGTCAATAGTAGATTTGACTTGGGAGAAGataaaaaatcagtgaacttCAAGATGGATCAACAAAGATtatgaaactgaaaaacagagaataaaggaaaatgaacagagaaATGTGGACATCACTAAATGAAGcaacatatgcataatgggaacaccagggagagagagaaaagggacagaaaaaatggttaagaattaATGGCCAGAAACTTCCCCCCAGTTCAATTAAAAACATTCATCTAAAAATACacatccaggacttccctggtggtccagtggttgggactctgcacttccactgcagggggcacaggtctgatccctggttggggaactaagatccggcacgCTGtaagatccctggttggggaacagccaaaaaaataaaataaaaacacatccaCAAAGCATGACAAACTCAAAGCAGGAAAAATGCAGAGAGATCCATCAGACACATCACAGTCTAAACGCTGAAAGCCAAAGATAAAAGGAAACATCTGGAACGCGAACCACGGCTTGAGCTGCCACACCCGCCTCTGGTCCCACCACACACAACACCTGCCTCTGCCTACCccgcacccacccacccaccctctaTCAGTGGAATCACTGCAATGCACAATATTTCTGACTGGCTCTAAAATAATACAGTTCTTTGATAATCCTTTACATTAAGCAAGACTTTTATCAAATTAGAAGAAACGTTCTGTGTATCGTTGGCCCACAGGCTAAATCCTGCCTACCacctgttttcttaaaaatttatactGGAATACAGCCATGGCCATTCATCTATGTACTGCATGGCCCACAAGGCCTAAAAtttttactatctgaccctttacagaaagtttgccaaccttGCTCTGTATCTTGATCTGGACAgtgtttttttatatacatatattcataaatacatatatatgtagattCACTGAGCTGTATAAGACTTTTAAAAGTCATAGTATTTTATGATATctcaatcaaaataaaaaaattttaaacgtgTTACACTTTTTAGTTTCTGTacttaagtcatttttttt
This window contains:
- the FHL2 gene encoding four and a half LIM domains protein 2 isoform X2, with product MTERFDCHHCEDSLFGRKYILREERPYCVACFEALFASTCEECGKLIGCDCKDLSYKDRHWHEACFHCSRCRGSLVDKPFAAKEDQLLCTDCYSQEYSSRCQECKKSIMPGTRKMEYKGSSWHETCFICHRCQQPIGTKSFIPKDGQNFCVPCYERQYALQCVQCKKPITSGGVTYREQPWHRECFVCTACKKPLSGQRFTSRDEFAYCLGCFCDLYAKKCAGCASPISGLGGTKYISFEERQWHNDCFNCKKCSLSLVGRGFLTERDDILCPDCGKDI
- the FHL2 gene encoding four and a half LIM domains protein 2 isoform X1; protein product: MLSAPVHQVMGRSDRWHKSGARMTERFDCHHCEDSLFGRKYILREERPYCVACFEALFASTCEECGKLIGCDCKDLSYKDRHWHEACFHCSRCRGSLVDKPFAAKEDQLLCTDCYSQEYSSRCQECKKSIMPGTRKMEYKGSSWHETCFICHRCQQPIGTKSFIPKDGQNFCVPCYERQYALQCVQCKKPITSGGVTYREQPWHRECFVCTACKKPLSGQRFTSRDEFAYCLGCFCDLYAKKCAGCASPISGLGGTKYISFEERQWHNDCFNCKKCSLSLVGRGFLTERDDILCPDCGKDI